A portion of the Krasilnikovia cinnamomea genome contains these proteins:
- a CDS encoding glycosyltransferase 87 family protein yields the protein MIIAARRLLTRVDRAADGLAGDLALYAVSAVFALVTALTSTLLPHRGWGAIAVWAYLAAAVVVTAQLVARRRPGFVAQGGRAPLTWLAWAGVALLPLIVEAVQRAGGRTDRAQEEVLVVEEMGRRLLGSGTPYLGRDAIAALPEGERLLGYAPYQPGMAVFGLPRAAVGAAWWTDARVWFAVVTAAALITAVALLRHADPAARVRATQFATVLPICALTLATGGDDLPVLALCLLALACCATGRFGAAGLAVGAAAATKLFALPVAAVLVVFALVTRNGRRLLPGAVGLPLLALLPALLVDGDALAENVLRFPLGHGLVHSPAQSPFPGQLIAAGLPGGRYLAAALLGAAGLTIAVLLLRRPPRTAATAALFCGYGLLAAILLMPTTRFGYLLYPLALLAWAPALRKYSATTAPRDDAALYRV from the coding sequence GTGATCATCGCCGCCCGCCGACTGCTGACGCGCGTCGACCGGGCCGCCGACGGCCTCGCCGGCGACCTCGCCCTGTACGCGGTGTCCGCCGTATTCGCCCTGGTCACCGCGCTGACCTCCACCCTGCTGCCGCATCGCGGCTGGGGCGCGATCGCGGTCTGGGCGTACCTGGCCGCCGCCGTTGTGGTGACCGCCCAGCTCGTCGCCCGGCGCCGGCCCGGTTTCGTGGCCCAGGGCGGGCGCGCCCCGCTGACGTGGCTGGCCTGGGCCGGGGTGGCGCTGCTGCCGCTGATCGTCGAGGCGGTGCAGCGGGCGGGTGGGCGGACCGACCGGGCGCAGGAGGAGGTGCTGGTCGTCGAGGAGATGGGGCGGCGGCTCCTGGGGAGCGGCACACCGTACCTGGGGCGGGACGCCATCGCGGCGCTGCCGGAGGGGGAGCGGCTGCTCGGGTACGCGCCGTACCAGCCGGGCATGGCCGTGTTCGGGCTGCCCCGGGCCGCCGTGGGGGCCGCCTGGTGGACCGATGCCCGGGTGTGGTTCGCGGTGGTCACCGCGGCCGCCCTGATCACCGCCGTCGCGCTGCTGCGGCACGCGGACCCGGCCGCACGGGTACGCGCCACCCAGTTCGCGACCGTGCTCCCGATCTGCGCCCTCACGCTGGCCACCGGCGGCGACGACCTGCCCGTACTCGCCCTGTGCCTGCTGGCCCTGGCCTGCTGCGCGACCGGCCGGTTCGGCGCGGCGGGCCTGGCGGTCGGGGCCGCCGCGGCGACCAAGCTGTTCGCGCTGCCCGTGGCCGCCGTACTCGTGGTGTTCGCGCTGGTCACCCGGAACGGCCGGCGCCTGCTGCCCGGGGCGGTCGGGCTGCCGCTGCTGGCGTTGCTGCCCGCGCTGCTGGTCGACGGGGACGCGCTGGCGGAGAACGTGCTGCGCTTCCCGCTCGGACACGGCCTGGTGCACAGCCCCGCCCAGTCGCCCTTCCCCGGCCAGCTCATCGCCGCGGGGCTGCCCGGCGGCCGCTACCTCGCGGCGGCGCTGCTCGGCGCGGCCGGTCTCACGATCGCGGTGCTGCTGCTGCGCCGTCCGCCGCGCACGGCCGCGACCGCGGCACTGTTCTGCGGGTACGGCCTGCTGGCCGCGATCCTGCTCATGCCGACCACCCGGTTCGGCTACCTGCTGTACCCGCTGGCGCTGCTGGCCTGGGCGCCGGCACTCAGGAAGTACTCAGCCACAACGGCGCCCCGCGATGACGCGGCCTTGTACCGTGTGTGA